A genomic window from Leishmania donovani BPK282A1 complete genome, chromosome 16 includes:
- a CDS encoding mitochondrial ornithine carrier protein-like protein gives MGLWNDFVAGTAGGCAGVLIEHPFDTIKVLLQTYGGTRYTGYTDCVTKLFRQDGVIGFYRGVTARLFASGFEHAWVLATYKWTLRLIGAGDRPTLPQILLGGCGSGVAATLCLTPFELVKCRLQADDSKGQRRYRGSLDCAQQVVREHGFKGLYKGGFAMLCREVPGSVAWCGTYDTLKSWMTPEGVPTQSLPLWKLMIAGGCSGVAFWTAFYPSDLVKTRIQVDPAYEKLSLWGAMTRVYQKEGLRALYRGWTLTAARSFPSNAVIFGVFDSCNRALSCESTLTADVPSTLSGHGGAL, from the coding sequence ATGGGTCTGTGGAACGATTTCGTTGCCGGCACTGCTGGCGGGTGTGCAGGGGTGCTGATCGAGCACCCATTCGACACCATCAAGGTGCTCCTGCAGACTTACGGGGGCACACGGTACACTGGCTACACGGACTGCGTCACTAAGCTGTTTCGACAAGATGGTGTCATAGGTTTCTACCGCGGCGTCACGGCACGCCTTTTCGCCTCCGGCTTCGAGCACGCGTGGGTGCTCGCGACGTACAAGTGGACGCTGCGCTTGATCGGTGCGGGTGATCGGCCCACTCTACCGCAGATTCTACTGggcgggtgcggcagcggcgtggcagcgacGTTGTGCTTGACACCGTTCGAATTGGTGAAGTGCCGCCTGCAGGCCGATGATTCCAAGGGCCAGCGACGGTACCGCGGCTCGCTAGACTGTGCCCAGCAGGTTGTTCGTGAGCACGGCTTCAAAGGGCTATACAAGGGCGGATTTGCCATGCTCTGCCGCGAGGTGCCCGGCTCGGTGGCGTGGTGCGGCACGTACGACACGCTGAAGAGCTGGATGACACCAGAGGGCGTGCCGACGCAGAGCCTGCCGCTGTGGAAGCTGATGATCGCTGGTGgttgcagcggcgttgcctTCTGGACAGCCTTCTACCCCTCTGACCTGGTCAAGACTCGCATCCAAGTAGACCCTGCGTACGAAAAGCTGAGCCTCTGGGGGGCGATGACGCGCGTGTATCAGAAGGAAGGCCTGCGCGCCCTCTATCGAGGCTGGACCCTCACGGCCGCCCGTTCCTTCCCTTCTAACGCAGTTATCTTCGGCGTCTTTGATAGCTGCAACCGCGCGCTGTCCTGTGAGTCCACACTGACGGCAGATGTGCCATCCACGTTGAGTGGGCATGGCGGAGCCTTGTGA